The Bacteroidales bacterium genomic sequence CTGGAGTAAGAAAGGAGGGCTGAGCATTGGTATTTCCTTCGTATTCGGCATACCCAGTGGTGCAAGTGTACAATTCGGGGGTGGGTATAATTTTAAATCTCATGACGTTTATGGTTATGCTGGTGTCACCTTTGCTTTCAATACTATTTACACTTCAATTTCTTCTCAAATCGGTTGGAGTGCGGGGTATACCGCAGGTGCTTCAATTTTCTCGGGATTCCCAGTGAGTTCGAATTTCCTTACAGCCGGGGCCAACTACAACATTACCCATAACAGCTGGAGCGGGAACATTTCAGCCTGGGAGGTAAGTAAAAAAGGCTGGAGTTTTAACCCGAGCGTATCGGCTATGGTTTTCCCGGAACGTACAACAAACTTTGTAAGAGGTCAAGGGTTTAGAAGTAACAATAGCGTGTTAAGCCGATTTGTGGCTGCCGGGAATCAGCAAGGTGCTTTGGACTATTTTGGGTTTGAAGGAAATTATGTAGATGAAGATGGTGTTAGTTCTTTTTATTTTGATAAAAAAGACCCATCTAAATATGGAATTAGATATAGACGGGGATCTTTTGAATCTTTTGAATCTCTTTATAGTTCTTTTATAAAAGAATCTTTTCATATGCAAAGATATGAACAGGGTGGTTTTGATTTAGGAAATTCAGGAGTGTTTAGTGTTGACAGATGGCCAGAGGAGAGACAAGGCATAATTCGGCAGTATAAAACACAGGGCTTACACAGAGATAGAACCAACTTTCTAAAATCTATTGGTAATGCTGAGGGCATGATAAATTCGTATAATTTGTATGGTGATTATAATCCATCTTATATGTACCAACCCTATGCTAATCATTGGTGGCATTTCATATATAAAATTCCAAGACTATGGTAAAATTATTAATAGTTGTCGTATTTGCTGTTTATTCCAACTGCGGGTATTGCCAGCAGGACAGCATTCAAGAGATGGGCTATCCTTTTGAGGAGGTGCCTAAGTTTAATGGAGATATAAGGCTTTTTGTTCAGAAAAGCATTGTTTATCCAATATCAGCGATTGCAGATTCGATAGAGGGAAAGGTATTTGTAAAGTATTTGGTAGATACGTCAGGTTTTACAACAGGACATGTAATAGAAAAAGGGATCAGGGATGACTTAAATAACGAAGCGATTAGGGTTGCAAGGTTAATTAAGTATGATAGCCCAGCAAAATTAAGGGGTAAATCTGTTTTATTTTATTACACATTGCCAATTGAGTTTAAACTACCAAGCAAAGACGTCAGTTCCAATCATGCACTAACCAAGAAAAAATGTAAGAAATAATTTTGGTAATTGTTGATTTTGTAAACCATGGAGAGTTATTATTTACAAAATACTTAAAAAATGGTACTAAAAAATTAATTTCTTTTGATTGTCCTTCTAGCCATGCTTTTTTCTTGCAACCTTGAAAAGAAGCTGGTAACGACAACGGGAAAAAACGAATCGATTGGTTTTAATGAGTATATCCTAATAAATGGAAAAACAGTTGAAATACTTTTTTTCCTGAATAAGGACTTTCATTTGACTTATGACAAGGATACCTCTCATTGTGGTGATTATAAGCTAGAAAACCTACATGTCAACTACCAGAAGGATACAAATAACATTCATGTGTATTTTGATTGGGTTGAACTTAGAACCTGTAATACGAAAACATACGAAACAAAGACTATATCTGCACGATGGAATGACTATCACAATTTTAACGAATCAACCATTGAGATAGTATTTGATCTTGTATTACCTGACCATAAAGAAACCAGTAGGAAATACCGATGTTTATACAAAGAGTCCAATAACAAAATTGTAACGATTGAACCATTTTTTGAACGAGCAGTTGATTTAGGTAGTTAATTCGTGGCATATGTTCAGTTTATTCTTG encodes the following:
- a CDS encoding energy transducer TonB; the protein is MVKLLIVVVFAVYSNCGYCQQDSIQEMGYPFEEVPKFNGDIRLFVQKSIVYPISAIADSIEGKVFVKYLVDTSGFTTGHVIEKGIRDDLNNEAIRVARLIKYDSPAKLRGKSVLFYYTLPIEFKLPSKDVSSNHALTKKKCKK